In Leucobacter denitrificans, the genomic window CCCATAGATTTCACCGCTATCGACTTCGAGACCGCGAATAGCCACCCATCCTCTGCGTGTTCCGTTGGGCTCGTTCGTGTGCGTGACGGTGTTGTGGTGGATCAGGATTACTGGCTGATCCGACCCCCTGAGGGCCACGCCGAGTTCTTGCCTTTCAATGTGAAGATTCACAACATCACGGCAGAAATGGTTGCAGAATCGGCTCCATGGGAGGGGCAACTCGAGCGGCTTCGGGATTTCATCGGTACTGATGTCGCGGTTGCGCACAATGCGGCGTTCGATATGGGCGTGATTCGGGCGGCCTGCGCTGAGACAATCACGCCTACACCTCGACTGAAATACCTCTGCAGCGTGCTCGTCTCGCGAAAGACCTACGAGATTCCGTCGCACCGTCTTCCGCTCGCGGCTGAGGCCGCGGGATTCGGAGAGTTTGCCCATCACGATGCTCTCGCCGACGCCGAGGCGTGCGCGGCGATCATCATTGATGCGGCGAAGCGTCACGAGGTCGCCGATGTGAAAGCCCTCGCGAAGAAGGTCGGGCTCACAGTCCAGCAGCTCAAGGCGATTCCGCTGAAGCTGTGACTTCCACGTAGCCCGTCATAAGATGCCAGATATGACTGCAAAGGCGAGGATACGGGCTGCTGCAACGGCGATGCTCGTCATCACCGCAGTCACTCTTTCAGGGACGCCGAAATGGTTGTTTCGCCCGACCTCACATTAGAGCAGGCCGCAGAAATTGCGGCCGTGAGTTGCGCTCACGCAACCAAGATCACTCAGATATCACTCTCAACTACCGAGGGATACGGCGAGAACGGTCGGGTGGACTCCGTGATCGCTGAAGATTCATGCATCGACGAAAGTGCTCTCGTACGCTTCGCTCAGATGTGTTCGGCCATGAACGACCTGCTGGAACAGGGGTATGTTGGCGAGTTCTACGTCGAAGGAATCTACGGACCAGACGGGCGCCTCAGCGAGGCTCCCGCAGAACTCGATGGTCATTTCGGGCTGCGTGCAGGCGCAGCCGAAGAAGAAATGCTGATCGTTGCGCTGCGCGCGATCCACACCCGAATTTCTGACTCATCGTTGGAGTTCACTGGCTACGTGAGCGAGAACGGCACACTACTGTCACCCACCGAGAACACGCTGACCGCGCGACTCTCACCCGATACGAAACTTGATAAGCATCTCCCGTTCGTCAACACACTGTTCAGTGGCTGGCGCCACTCGGTTGCGGTGACTGACAACTCCGTCGCAGTACAGGTGAGCAACAGCCTCAATCTTGCATCTCAGCAGCTGCGGGATCTCATCGCTCAGGGTGAAGCTTCGGGAATCGAGGTCTGGACCAGACGCCGAAACTACCGCACACGAGCGTCTCGTCACCGATGCCCGCAGCGGCGTCTTCGATGAGGTGCGTCTCGGTGGCAACGGAATCGAAAGTGTGGATCAGATCGTCGAATAGTCAGGGTTTGTCGGTGGTCAATGACACCATGGGTGCATGACGATTTCTCCAGTGGTGTTCACGCTTTTGCTCGTGGTCGCGCTCGTGCTTGGCGCGGGAATTGGTGCGCTGATTATGGCGCTCCGGGGCCAGCGAGTGCAGCAAGAACTAGCCGTTTCTTCGGCCCGGTCCGAGGGGCTCGAGGAGCGGCTTCGAGAAGCTCAAGCAAACGCTGAACGGCGCATAGAGCTCGATCGTGAAGAGCAGCGAGTGCTGCAACAGCTCGCGCCGCTGCAGTCGAGCCTCGGCAAACTTGAGCGCACCGTGGTCGATATCGAGCAGCAGCGGGCGCGCCAGCACGGTGAGTTGACTGAGCAGTTGCGAGAGGCGGCCCGGGCCGAAGAGAAACTTCGCGGCACCGCCGAAAGCCTCGCGTCTGCGCTCCGTTCAAACAACACTCGTGGCCTGTGGGGCGAAACGCAACTGAAGCGCATCATCGAGGCGGCTGGCATGCTTGAGCATGTCGATTTCGAAGTACAACAGCATATTCAGACACTGAATGGGGCGGTACGGCCCGACCTCGTCGTGAAGCTGCCCGGCGGCAAATCGATTGCGATTGATGCGAAGGTGCCGTTCGATTCGTACCTCACGTCACAATCGGTTCGAGGTGACGAAGAGCAGACGTCCGCGCTCCTCGCGCAACACGCAAAGGCCATGCGCGACCACATCGTCACCCTGAGCGGTCGCGACTACGCCGCAGCGCTCGGTGACTCCCCAGAGTTTGTCATTGCGTTCGTGCCGAGCGAGTCCCTGCTGTCTGCAGCGCTCGATGCAGATCCCGTGCTCCTTGAATTCGCATTCGAACGCCGGGTGGCTCTCGCCTCACCTGTCAGTCTCTGGTCGATTCTCAAATCTGTCGCCTACAGCTGGCGCCAAGAATCGCTCTCGAACGAGGCCCGCACCCTCTTCGAGCTAGGCCGCGAACTGAACAAGCGACTCGGCACGACAGCTGGGCACCTCGACAAGCTCGGTCGAACACTGTCACGCAGCGTGCAAGATTACAACGCTTACGTCGGCTCGCTTGAACGCCAAGTACTGCCTACAACACGCAAAATCGGCGCGTTGAACGGCGACGCACTCAGTGAACCATCACAGCTCGAAGATGCGGTGAGACCGCTGGTTGCCCCAGAGTTCGCATCGCTCGAGCGTGTAGAGGCACAAAGCTCAAGCTCAGCGAACGAGAGCTGAGCGTCTCGGCGTCAGTTCTGGCTGTGTTAGTCCCAGCGGTTCGGATCCATGTCACTCGTGACGTGGCGAATTGTGCCAGAGTGTGAGCGCATCACAATGCTCTCCGCGCGAACGAATGGACCGCGACGCTGCACACCGTCAACGAATTCGGAGTCAGTGATGCCGGTCGCAACAAAGTAGCAGTTGTCACTCGCGACAAGGTCGTTAGCTTCGAGCACGCGGTCGAGATCATGCCCCGCGTCGATAGCTCGCTGGCGCTCCTCATCATCCTTTGGCCAGAGACGACCCTGAATGACTCCACCAAGCGCCTTCACCGCGCACGCGGTGATGATGCCCTCGGGGGTACCGCCGATACCGACACACAGGTCAATCCGCGAATCCCAACGCGCAGCGTTCACGCCACCAGCCACGTCGCCGTCCATAAGCAGACGCGTTCCAGCCCCAGCCTCACGAATCTCCTGAATCAAACCCTCGTGACGAGGGCGATCGAGCACTGCAACGCGAATGTCTGAAACATCAACACCCTTTGCCTTCGCGAGGTCACGAATGTTCGCTCCGATTGGCTTGCGAATATC contains:
- a CDS encoding exonuclease domain-containing protein; protein product: MPIDFTAIDFETANSHPSSACSVGLVRVRDGVVVDQDYWLIRPPEGHAEFLPFNVKIHNITAEMVAESAPWEGQLERLRDFIGTDVAVAHNAAFDMGVIRAACAETITPTPRLKYLCSVLVSRKTYEIPSHRLPLAAEAAGFGEFAHHDALADAEACAAIIIDAAKRHEVADVKALAKKVGLTVQQLKAIPLKL
- the rmuC gene encoding DNA recombination protein RmuC: MTISPVVFTLLLVVALVLGAGIGALIMALRGQRVQQELAVSSARSEGLEERLREAQANAERRIELDREEQRVLQQLAPLQSSLGKLERTVVDIEQQRARQHGELTEQLREAARAEEKLRGTAESLASALRSNNTRGLWGETQLKRIIEAAGMLEHVDFEVQQHIQTLNGAVRPDLVVKLPGGKSIAIDAKVPFDSYLTSQSVRGDEEQTSALLAQHAKAMRDHIVTLSGRDYAAALGDSPEFVIAFVPSESLLSAALDADPVLLEFAFERRVALASPVSLWSILKSVAYSWRQESLSNEARTLFELGRELNKRLGTTAGHLDKLGRTLSRSVQDYNAYVGSLERQVLPTTRKIGALNGDALSEPSQLEDAVRPLVAPEFASLERVEAQSSSSANES
- the glpX gene encoding class II fructose-bisphosphatase, with protein sequence MTEPTSLGDWQPDRNLAMELVRATEAAAMRATPWIGRGDKNAADGAAVDAMRRFLSTVNMNGTVVIGEGEKDDAPWLYNGEVVGNGLGADCDVAVDPIDGTRLTAEGRPGALSVIAVADRGSMYDPSAVFYMDKLVCGPDGVGIVDIRKPIGANIRDLAKAKGVDVSDIRVAVLDRPRHEGLIQEIREAGAGTRLLMDGDVAGGVNAARWDSRIDLCVGIGGTPEGIITACAVKALGGVIQGRLWPKDDEERQRAIDAGHDLDRVLEANDLVASDNCYFVATGITDSEFVDGVQRRGPFVRAESIVMRSHSGTIRHVTSDMDPNRWD